Proteins encoded within one genomic window of Camelina sativa cultivar DH55 chromosome 19, Cs, whole genome shotgun sequence:
- the LOC104764907 gene encoding vacuolar protein sorting-associated protein 55 homolog yields the protein MFSSSILLQILACAIYGNWWPMLSALMYVVVPMPCMFFGGGSTQFLTSRDGGGWIDAAKFLTGASTVGSLAIPIILRHAHMIETGAMLIEFTSFFIFICTVMCFHRASLDDDW from the exons ATGTTTTCATCTAGTATCCTCCTACAAATCCTG GCGTGCGCGATATATGGTAATTGGTGGCCAATGCTATCAGCACTCATGTATGTAGTGGTGCCTATGCCTTGTATGTTCTTTGGAGGAGGCTCAACCCAATTTCTTACTAGTCGGGACGGTGGAGG GTGGATAGATGCAGCTAAGTTCTTGACGGGAGCATCGACAGTGGGGAGCCTCGCTATCCCAATCATCTTAAGGCATGCACATATGATCGAGACTGGCGCAATGCTCATAGAATTCACATCGTTCTTCATATTCATTTGCACTGTCATGTGTTTTCACCGGGCTAGTCTTGATGATGACTGGTAG